In Halanaeroarchaeum sp. HSR-CO, one DNA window encodes the following:
- a CDS encoding HVO_0758 family zinc finger protein codes for MESVRKGLRAGKLERDTYDRLVCSACGTQLNREDDPDEIYAVRRCPDCGAEYKQL; via the coding sequence ATGGAATCCGTACGCAAGGGCCTCCGGGCCGGCAAACTGGAACGGGATACCTACGATAGACTGGTGTGTTCCGCGTGCGGAACGCAACTCAACCGCGAGGACGACCCGGACGAGATCTACGCCGTGCGTCGGTGTCCGGACTGTGGAGCCGAGTACAAACAGCTCTAG
- a CDS encoding DUF5791 family protein, whose translation MLLDPIDAPAETTAEDLHLAYLEELAAVVSDVGVDEAADRTGIPADTLAALVAGEQPQLVLDDAAAILALTDDWPDADVVMLEIRDSIMLGMSSAVLDVDALERALDDGLDAKTIQQMIEGRRPLPLATYAAIALTIRRENDYA comes from the coding sequence ATGCTCCTGGATCCGATCGACGCTCCTGCGGAAACGACGGCCGAGGACCTTCATCTCGCGTACCTCGAGGAACTCGCCGCGGTCGTCTCGGACGTGGGCGTCGACGAAGCGGCGGACCGGACGGGGATTCCAGCAGATACGCTCGCGGCGCTCGTCGCCGGTGAGCAGCCCCAACTCGTGCTGGACGACGCCGCGGCGATACTGGCGCTGACCGACGACTGGCCGGACGCGGACGTGGTGATGCTCGAGATCCGCGACTCGATCATGCTAGGGATGAGTTCGGCGGTCCTCGACGTCGACGCACTCGAGCGAGCACTCGACGACGGGCTGGACGCGAAGACGATCCAGCAGATGATAGAGGGACGCCGGCCGTTACCACTCGCGACCTACGCGGCCATCGCGTTGACCATTCGCCGTGAGAACGACTACGCCTAG